From a single Fulvivirga ulvae genomic region:
- a CDS encoding winged helix-turn-helix transcriptional regulator, translating into MYKVENKIYPCSTSLTMKYIGGKWKSVILIHLKARSKRYNELRKDIPTITERTLSLQLKQLEDDGLISRKVYTSKPPLKVEYELTDFGKTLIPVLDAISQWGHKVAGMSQGVEQVAGC; encoded by the coding sequence ATGTATAAAGTAGAAAATAAAATTTACCCATGTAGCACAAGCCTTACGATGAAGTATATCGGAGGTAAGTGGAAATCCGTCATACTCATTCACCTGAAAGCCAGGTCTAAAAGGTATAACGAACTCCGAAAAGACATCCCTACTATAACAGAAAGGACATTGAGCCTTCAACTTAAACAACTTGAAGACGATGGCCTGATCTCCAGAAAAGTATATACAAGCAAACCACCATTAAAAGTAGAGTATGAACTCACGGACTTTGGCAAAACCCTCATCCCTGTCCTCGATGCCATATCTCAATGGGGCCACAAGGTTGCCGGCATGAGCCAAGGAGTGGAGCAGGTGGCTGGTTGTTAA
- a CDS encoding ATP-binding protein, translating to MQAIIFIGIQGTGKSSFYFKQFFNSHIRISMDLLNTRNKENIFLETCFLSQSRFVVDNTNPTMSDRALYINKAKENKYEVIGYYFNSSLEEALNRNSQRQGKEKVPEIGIKGCYRKLEIPSYQEGFDKLYYVKLDDNQFIIEDWKNEI from the coding sequence ATGCAGGCAATCATTTTTATAGGTATTCAGGGTACTGGTAAATCTTCATTTTATTTTAAACAATTTTTTAACAGCCATATCAGGATTAGTATGGATTTGCTTAACACCAGAAATAAAGAAAACATATTCCTGGAGACCTGTTTTCTTTCTCAATCCCGGTTTGTAGTAGACAATACGAATCCAACCATGTCAGATAGGGCTCTTTATATTAACAAAGCCAAAGAAAACAAATACGAGGTGATAGGTTACTACTTCAACTCATCACTTGAAGAAGCTTTAAATAGAAATAGCCAAAGGCAAGGAAAGGAGAAAGTACCGGAAATAGGAATAAAAGGTTGCTATAGAAAGTTGGAAATACCATCATATCAGGAGGGTTTTGATAAACTTTATTACGTGAAATTGGATGACAATCAATTCATAATAGAAGACTGGAAAAATGAAATTTGA
- a CDS encoding tRNA(His) guanylyltransferase Thg1 family protein → MKFDELDKKLRIYETAHDFCVLPNIYMVARIDGHGFTRLTKEKHDFVKPFDESFRDYMVETVKHLMNCGFKVIYGYTESDEISLLFDINESTYSRKTRKYNSILAGEASAKFSLLLGDIGVFDCRISQLPRKQDVVDYFRWRNEDAHRNALNAHCYWLLREEGWSARDATKEISGKSTAFKNDLPKWQKRGVGVYWDNYEKQGWNPVQQVEVPAKRRELKVNYDLPMGDSYDQFMGELIDQGN, encoded by the coding sequence ATGAAATTTGATGAATTAGATAAGAAGCTACGGATTTATGAAACTGCGCATGATTTCTGCGTGCTACCTAATATTTATATGGTGGCCAGAATTGACGGACATGGTTTTACAAGGCTTACAAAGGAAAAGCATGATTTTGTCAAGCCGTTTGATGAATCATTTCGTGACTATATGGTTGAAACCGTTAAGCATTTAATGAACTGTGGCTTCAAAGTAATCTATGGCTATACCGAAAGCGATGAAATTTCACTGCTTTTTGATATAAATGAATCTACCTATTCCCGAAAGACGAGAAAATACAACTCCATTTTAGCTGGGGAAGCCAGTGCAAAGTTTTCATTGCTACTGGGGGATATAGGTGTATTTGATTGTAGGATTTCTCAGCTCCCCAGAAAGCAGGATGTCGTCGATTATTTCAGGTGGAGAAATGAAGACGCTCATAGGAACGCCCTTAATGCACATTGCTATTGGTTGTTGCGTGAAGAAGGCTGGTCGGCCAGGGATGCAACCAAAGAAATTTCAGGGAAGTCAACGGCTTTTAAAAATGACCTGCCTAAGTGGCAAAAACGAGGTGTAGGAGTGTATTGGGATAACTATGAAAAACAGGGGTGGAATCCAGTACAGCAAGTCGAAGTTCCTGCTAAAAGGAGAGAGTTAAAGGTGAATTACGACCTGCCTATGGGAGATAGTTATGATCAGTTCATGGGTGAATTAATAGATCAGGGGAATTAA
- a CDS encoding NAD(P)/FAD-dependent oxidoreductase — protein sequence MKQNSHYEVIIIGGSYAGLSAAMALGRASRKVLVIDGGTPCNRQTPHSHNFITQDGRKPAEIAHDAKMQVLKYDTVSFHEGLAATGKKVKNGFELETKSGNKFTAKKLIFASGLKDIMPDIKGFAECWGISVIHCPYCHGYEVKNEKTAILANGDVAFHYAQLIFNWTKKLSVFTNGKSTLTEEQTAQIVKNRIEIIETPVDYIHHSEGYVREVVFKDGSAISVNAIYSRPDFIQQTDIPEKLGCKLTDSGLLEVDAMQKTSVDGVFACGDNSGMRAVSHAVASGTTAGASLNNILITEEF from the coding sequence ATGAAGCAAAACAGTCACTATGAGGTAATTATCATCGGAGGGAGTTATGCCGGACTTTCTGCTGCCATGGCATTAGGGAGAGCGTCGAGGAAAGTGCTGGTGATAGATGGAGGGACACCCTGCAACAGGCAAACACCCCATTCGCATAATTTCATAACACAAGATGGCAGAAAACCGGCTGAAATAGCGCATGATGCCAAAATGCAGGTGTTAAAATATGATACCGTCTCTTTCCATGAAGGTTTAGCCGCTACAGGTAAAAAAGTAAAGAATGGCTTTGAGCTGGAAACAAAATCCGGAAACAAGTTCACTGCCAAAAAATTGATATTTGCCAGCGGACTGAAAGATATCATGCCCGATATCAAAGGTTTTGCCGAGTGCTGGGGGATATCCGTTATCCACTGTCCGTACTGCCATGGTTATGAAGTAAAGAACGAAAAGACTGCTATACTGGCCAACGGAGATGTGGCATTTCATTATGCCCAGTTAATTTTTAACTGGACTAAAAAGCTTTCAGTTTTTACAAACGGCAAATCGACCCTGACTGAAGAACAAACGGCGCAGATCGTAAAAAACAGAATTGAAATTATAGAAACTCCGGTTGACTATATTCACCACTCGGAAGGCTATGTCCGGGAGGTAGTGTTTAAGGATGGTTCAGCTATCTCAGTAAATGCCATTTACTCAAGACCCGATTTCATTCAGCAAACCGACATACCAGAAAAGCTGGGCTGCAAACTTACCGATAGCGGGTTGCTGGAGGTAGATGCAATGCAGAAAACCAGTGTTGACGGCGTATTTGCTTGTGGAGACAATTCTGGTATGCGTGCAGTTTCTCATGCCGTAGCCAGTGGTACCACTGCGGGAGCTTCATTGAATAACATACTGATAACAGAGGAATTCTGA
- a CDS encoding DUF4231 domain-containing protein, with amino-acid sequence MRHRIPEIVKYYEKLTLKDYINDRVIEKIRLYYRLSHRNIIYFRIITIVTLLSGILAPVFYHFTLIDIANQKLIATTLSTIVVFGVSIESLFSFRETAKNYKNAENALVNEYYLFQAKYEPYNNGDNLLEVLVFRVESLILKERRDTIDKITAEMNKKSQQKPS; translated from the coding sequence ATGAGGCACCGTATACCTGAAATCGTAAAGTACTATGAGAAGTTAACTTTAAAAGACTACATAAATGATAGGGTTATTGAGAAAATTAGACTTTACTATAGACTTTCCCATCGAAATATTATTTATTTCCGCATCATTACAATTGTAACTTTATTAAGTGGTATTCTAGCCCCCGTTTTTTACCATTTTACTTTAATAGACATTGCTAACCAAAAACTAATAGCGACAACTTTAAGTACCATTGTAGTTTTTGGAGTGTCTATTGAATCATTATTTTCTTTTAGGGAAACAGCAAAAAATTACAAAAATGCAGAAAACGCATTGGTTAATGAGTATTATCTCTTTCAGGCTAAATACGAGCCATACAATAACGGAGATAATTTGTTGGAAGTTTTGGTTTTTAGGGTAGAGTCGCTCATCTTAAAAGAAAGACGTGATACTATCGATAAAATTACAGCTGAGATGAATAAAAAGTCTCAGCAAAAACCTTCTTAA
- a CDS encoding MBL fold metallo-hydrolase — MSAEQNILKHDSPYSVTSDVAGFKILFVNVYMIGEPVYGGDWVLIDAGLPGSADRIRKEAEKVFGSNNKPRAIVLTHGHFDHVGALPELLKHWNVPVYAHPLEMPYLKGKSHYPPPDPAVGGGAMAYMSWVYPTKPVNLGDKVLPFPANGVVPELPEWKIIHTPGHSPGHVSLFRERDCTLLAGDAFVTVNQNSVFSVISQKEEFHEPPAYFTIDWQAAKKSVQELARLNPKAIGTGHGLPVSGKKWQNRFARFAENFDNYIPEDGRYVKQPAHTDESGIVDMPEPTSYKRARLVAGIGLGVVAGAAFAFLSRKIKK, encoded by the coding sequence ATGTCAGCAGAGCAGAACATTTTGAAGCATGATTCCCCCTACTCGGTAACCTCGGATGTGGCGGGTTTCAAAATATTGTTTGTCAATGTTTATATGATCGGGGAGCCGGTGTATGGCGGGGATTGGGTACTGATAGATGCAGGATTACCCGGATCTGCAGACCGGATACGGAAGGAGGCTGAAAAAGTATTCGGCTCCAATAACAAGCCAAGGGCCATAGTGCTTACCCACGGTCATTTCGATCATGTGGGAGCTTTACCTGAGCTGTTGAAGCATTGGAATGTACCTGTTTATGCCCACCCACTTGAGATGCCTTACCTCAAGGGCAAATCTCATTATCCTCCACCTGACCCCGCTGTGGGTGGTGGTGCCATGGCCTATATGTCGTGGGTATACCCTACAAAACCCGTGAACCTCGGTGATAAAGTTTTGCCTTTTCCTGCCAATGGCGTTGTTCCTGAGCTTCCCGAATGGAAAATAATCCATACGCCGGGACACTCTCCGGGGCATGTTTCCCTTTTCAGGGAGCGGGACTGTACGTTGCTTGCGGGAGATGCCTTCGTTACGGTCAACCAGAACTCCGTATTTTCAGTGATCAGCCAGAAAGAAGAGTTTCATGAACCTCCGGCCTACTTCACTATCGACTGGCAGGCTGCCAAGAAGTCTGTTCAGGAACTGGCCAGGCTGAACCCCAAGGCTATCGGCACCGGGCATGGTTTACCGGTAAGCGGAAAAAAGTGGCAAAACCGCTTTGCCAGATTTGCTGAAAATTTTGATAACTACATTCCTGAAGATGGCAGGTATGTAAAACAGCCTGCGCATACGGATGAATCCGGTATTGTGGATATGCCCGAGCCTACTTCTTATAAACGGGCCAGGCTGGTGGCGGGTATCGGACTGGGGGTTGTGGCTGGTGCAGCTTTTGCGTTTCTTAGCAGGAAGATAAAAAAATGA
- a CDS encoding dihydrofolate reductase family protein, with product MTEGHVKFVEKLKQENGGGIWLVGGGHINTLLFNADLIDEIRLFIMPIVIPGGIEIFEGLPDERHLLLKDKTAYSSGVVELIYEVNKNKNK from the coding sequence GTGACAGAAGGCCATGTTAAATTCGTTGAAAAACTAAAACAAGAAAACGGAGGAGGCATTTGGCTGGTAGGAGGAGGACATATTAATACCCTGCTTTTTAATGCCGATCTTATTGATGAAATTCGCTTGTTCATTATGCCAATTGTAATCCCGGGAGGCATAGAAATTTTTGAAGGATTACCAGATGAGCGACATCTGTTGCTGAAAGATAAAACAGCCTATTCCTCCGGTGTAGTGGAATTGATTTATGAGGTGAATAAAAATAAAAACAAATGA
- a CDS encoding GNAT family N-acetyltransferase has protein sequence MVVAYENDAPVGCGAIKPHGEDAMEVKRMFVSPAMRGKGIAAKVLDDLEQWAKELGYARCVLETGKKQPEAIGLYKKSGYQVTANYGQYIGVENSICFEKSIKDGQSIPSK, from the coding sequence GTGGTGGTAGCCTATGAAAATGATGCTCCTGTAGGCTGTGGAGCTATTAAACCTCACGGTGAAGATGCTATGGAGGTAAAAAGGATGTTTGTTTCACCTGCCATGCGCGGCAAAGGAATAGCAGCAAAGGTGTTGGACGACCTTGAGCAATGGGCGAAGGAACTTGGCTATGCACGTTGCGTGCTGGAGACCGGCAAAAAGCAACCTGAAGCTATAGGCCTGTATAAAAAGAGCGGATATCAGGTCACCGCTAACTACGGTCAGTATATTGGCGTGGAGAATAGCATCTGCTTTGAGAAAAGCATCAAAGACGGTCAATCGATCCCTTCTAAGTAA
- a CDS encoding Crp/Fnr family transcriptional regulator: MHPLRRHIEEIIPLTDQEFEYILSHFKALKRNKFQYIIQEGESVNKEFWVVKGCLKSCFFDQDGKEHILQFAMEDWWVTDYEAFTNRTKATISVDCIEDCELLYITYDDREKLSSEMHKMERFWSKKTKLSYIALQNRVLSQMKDTAKERCEKLQARYPQLFQRIPKKLIAAYLGVSRETLSRLYS; this comes from the coding sequence ATGCATCCTTTAAGAAGGCATATAGAAGAGATCATACCGCTTACCGATCAGGAATTTGAATATATCCTCAGCCATTTTAAGGCATTGAAGAGAAACAAATTCCAATACATTATTCAGGAGGGCGAATCGGTAAATAAGGAATTTTGGGTAGTCAAAGGCTGCCTCAAATCCTGCTTTTTCGATCAGGATGGGAAAGAGCACATCCTGCAGTTTGCCATGGAAGACTGGTGGGTGACCGACTACGAAGCCTTTACCAACCGCACCAAAGCCACTATTTCTGTCGATTGTATTGAAGATTGCGAGCTGCTGTACATCACCTATGATGACCGGGAGAAACTAAGCAGCGAAATGCATAAAATGGAGCGGTTTTGGTCTAAGAAAACGAAACTAAGCTATATAGCACTGCAAAACAGGGTGCTTTCACAAATGAAAGATACTGCCAAAGAAAGGTGCGAAAAGCTCCAGGCCAGATACCCGCAACTATTTCAGCGCATACCTAAAAAACTCATTGCCGCATACCTCGGTGTATCAAGAGAAACCCTGAGCAGGCTGTATTCCTGA
- a CDS encoding tautomerase family protein, translating into MPYINIRVTDEGVTKKQKQELIAGATKLMVDILGKNPETTHVVIDEVPIDNWGVRGEQYSERVNQKKA; encoded by the coding sequence ATGCCTTACATCAATATCAGGGTTACCGATGAAGGGGTAACCAAAAAACAAAAACAGGAACTGATTGCAGGGGCTACCAAACTCATGGTAGACATCCTGGGCAAGAACCCGGAAACCACGCATGTGGTGATTGACGAAGTACCCATAGACAATTGGGGAGTTCGTGGAGAACAATATTCAGAAAGGGTAAATCAGAAAAAAGCGTAG
- a CDS encoding SDR family NAD(P)-dependent oxidoreductase — translation MKGKTVIITGASTGIGKAISKLFIEKGSNVVMNSYNEARLQAAFEELGSPVNAITIAGDISRKEVGERLVQAAVTNFNRVDVLINNAGVFKPKPFLEVEEGDLDEFWSVNLKGTFFTSQAAIPQMLKQNSGAIINIGTVLVEHAIAGFPSTAPMTSKGAIHALTRQLAAEFGKHNIRVNTIAPGIIRSPLQGKIGVEDADSLAGLHLLNRIGEADEIAEAAYYLATAEFVTGETFNVAGGHTVGHAI, via the coding sequence ATGAAAGGGAAAACAGTAATTATAACAGGAGCATCTACAGGTATAGGCAAGGCCATATCAAAATTGTTCATCGAAAAAGGCAGTAATGTCGTCATGAATTCATACAATGAAGCCAGGTTGCAGGCTGCCTTTGAGGAGCTTGGCTCTCCGGTCAACGCGATAACCATTGCCGGAGATATTAGCCGGAAGGAAGTGGGCGAAAGGTTGGTACAGGCTGCTGTCACCAACTTCAATAGGGTGGATGTACTCATTAACAATGCCGGGGTATTCAAGCCTAAACCGTTTCTCGAAGTGGAAGAGGGCGATTTGGATGAATTCTGGTCAGTTAATCTGAAAGGCACCTTCTTCACCTCCCAGGCTGCCATACCTCAGATGTTAAAGCAGAATTCAGGAGCCATCATCAATATAGGAACCGTGCTGGTAGAGCATGCCATTGCCGGGTTCCCTTCCACGGCACCAATGACCAGTAAAGGAGCCATCCATGCGTTGACAAGGCAGTTGGCTGCTGAATTTGGCAAGCATAATATACGCGTCAATACCATAGCGCCCGGAATAATAAGAAGCCCGTTGCAGGGGAAAATTGGTGTGGAAGACGCAGATAGCCTGGCAGGCCTGCATTTGCTCAACAGAATAGGTGAAGCTGACGAAATAGCGGAAGCTGCTTACTACCTGGCCACTGCTGAGTTTGTTACCGGAGAAACTTTTAATGTGGCGGGCGGGCATACCGTGGGGCATGCTATTTAA
- a CDS encoding nuclear transport factor 2 family protein, which produces MTYTEKISDIETVITGYFEGLFYGDIQKLGRSFATEAYLYGDMRGEAYLKNLKDYLEGVAARKSPHELGEDFKMEILSVEVTGKVAVARLHVPMLGYNYYDYLALSKINGEWKIVNKLFVHVE; this is translated from the coding sequence ATGACATACACTGAAAAAATCAGCGATATAGAAACCGTGATTACGGGTTATTTTGAAGGGTTGTTTTACGGTGATATTCAAAAGCTGGGAAGATCCTTTGCTACGGAAGCGTATCTTTATGGCGACATGAGAGGGGAAGCCTATTTGAAAAACCTCAAAGATTATCTGGAAGGTGTGGCGGCGAGGAAAAGCCCTCACGAATTGGGCGAGGATTTTAAAATGGAAATCCTCTCAGTCGAGGTAACCGGTAAGGTGGCTGTTGCCAGGCTTCATGTGCCTATGCTTGGTTATAATTACTACGACTATCTGGCTTTAAGCAAGATCAATGGCGAATGGAAAATTGTAAACAAACTTTTTGTTCATGTGGAATAA
- a CDS encoding NAD(P)H-dependent flavin oxidoreductase, with protein sequence MWNNTRATKLLRIKYPIIQGPFGGGFSSAGLTATVSNCGGMGSFGLNAYNAEEILKINRDIKTLTDQPYALNLWVPLQNDPIEQYTSRAFEQLKDAVRPYFDELGLDVPDYPEYEENTYENQVEAILRAKPPVMSFIFGIPSKEIIHALKQNKTTIIITATTPEEALLAEAAGADLVVASGAAAGGHRASFLNPGAQLLMDTATLVEETLKNIKIPVIAAGGLSDGDAIYKVMKLGASAVQLGTAFLATDESNATDVHKKKLLSEERLKTTLTKIYSGRLARAVANDFTEGLKHLQDDIVAPYPVQGKFLAPLRQAAIARQKWEYVAFWAGEPSSVLVHTSAEKLFHSLTERLAYLSSKDMAD encoded by the coding sequence ATGTGGAATAATACGAGAGCAACGAAGCTGCTCAGGATAAAATATCCGATCATTCAAGGGCCATTCGGCGGAGGGTTTTCCTCCGCCGGGTTAACCGCAACTGTTTCAAATTGCGGGGGCATGGGCTCCTTTGGCTTGAATGCATACAACGCAGAAGAAATTCTGAAAATAAACCGTGACATAAAGACATTAACCGATCAGCCTTACGCGCTTAACCTTTGGGTGCCTCTGCAAAATGACCCGATAGAGCAATATACTTCCAGGGCTTTTGAGCAGCTAAAGGATGCCGTGAGGCCGTATTTTGATGAGCTGGGGTTGGATGTTCCCGACTACCCGGAATATGAAGAAAATACCTATGAAAATCAGGTTGAAGCCATTCTTCGGGCTAAGCCCCCGGTAATGAGCTTCATCTTTGGAATTCCTTCAAAGGAAATTATTCACGCGCTGAAACAGAATAAAACCACCATCATCATTACTGCCACAACACCCGAAGAAGCACTACTGGCTGAGGCTGCCGGAGCTGATCTGGTGGTAGCTTCTGGAGCAGCTGCCGGCGGTCATAGGGCCTCATTCCTCAACCCGGGAGCACAGTTATTAATGGATACAGCAACATTGGTAGAAGAAACGCTTAAAAATATAAAAATACCCGTAATAGCCGCAGGAGGTCTGTCCGATGGAGATGCCATCTATAAAGTGATGAAACTCGGTGCTTCTGCCGTACAACTCGGAACGGCCTTTTTAGCCACAGATGAATCCAATGCCACTGATGTACATAAAAAGAAATTGCTATCAGAAGAGCGGTTAAAAACCACCCTTACCAAAATATATTCAGGCAGGCTTGCAAGGGCAGTGGCCAACGATTTTACGGAAGGGTTAAAGCATCTTCAGGACGATATCGTTGCACCATACCCGGTGCAGGGGAAGTTTCTCGCACCATTAAGGCAAGCCGCCATAGCCAGGCAAAAGTGGGAATATGTTGCGTTCTGGGCCGGAGAGCCTTCGTCAGTATTGGTTCATACATCCGCAGAGAAATTGTTTCATTCCTTAACCGAGAGATTAGCTTACTTAAGCAGCAAAGATATGGCTGATTAA
- a CDS encoding cupin domain-containing protein yields the protein MKKKALIKLPPDGGRKYDMGSMRAIFKADEEATLAQYSVSEWWLEPHSTGPGAHLHEHNDEIFYVLEGTVSMLVGDEWVEAKKGAFFLIPANTMHDFANNSDQPMGLLNVYIPGGFERDMPAILQWYEDNRKPTKE from the coding sequence ATGAAGAAAAAAGCTTTAATCAAATTGCCACCCGACGGAGGCAGAAAGTATGATATGGGTTCTATGAGGGCCATTTTCAAAGCTGATGAAGAGGCGACCCTGGCTCAATATTCCGTTTCGGAATGGTGGCTTGAGCCTCACTCTACAGGGCCAGGAGCACACCTGCATGAGCATAATGATGAGATTTTTTATGTGCTGGAGGGTACGGTTTCTATGCTGGTTGGCGATGAGTGGGTCGAAGCAAAGAAAGGAGCTTTCTTTCTTATTCCTGCCAACACAATGCATGATTTTGCCAATAACTCAGATCAACCTATGGGACTGCTCAATGTATATATTCCGGGAGGTTTTGAGCGGGACATGCCAGCCATACTTCAATGGTATGAGGATAACAGGAAGCCAACTAAAGAGTGA
- a CDS encoding Crp/Fnr family transcriptional regulator: MHDPLINSFLNYWPLEEQAVQALKSKAIGGALKKKAFVLKEGQECNHFTFVVKGCLKLFHIDEQGNQHNLQFATENSWLADYGSFYAEEPSELNIQALEPTEILQIGKNDLFDLYDKFPVFDRNFRIIIENAFIEQQKRLLQTISSTAEERYLYFLKKYPDLYNRISNVQIASYIGVTPEFLSTIRKKITGNKV, encoded by the coding sequence ATGCACGACCCTCTGATCAATAGCTTTTTAAACTACTGGCCGTTGGAGGAACAGGCCGTACAAGCCCTTAAAAGCAAAGCCATAGGCGGTGCCTTAAAGAAGAAAGCCTTTGTTTTGAAGGAAGGTCAGGAGTGTAACCATTTTACTTTTGTGGTAAAAGGCTGCTTAAAGCTCTTCCATATAGATGAACAAGGTAATCAGCATAACCTGCAGTTTGCCACGGAGAATAGCTGGTTGGCAGACTACGGCAGCTTTTATGCCGAAGAACCCAGTGAATTAAACATTCAGGCACTTGAACCTACTGAAATTTTACAGATCGGGAAAAATGATCTTTTTGATCTCTACGACAAATTCCCTGTTTTCGACAGAAATTTCAGGATCATTATCGAAAATGCTTTTATAGAACAGCAAAAGCGCCTTCTTCAAACTATCAGTTCCACTGCTGAGGAGCGTTATCTGTACTTTTTAAAGAAATATCCCGACCTGTACAATCGCATCTCCAATGTGCAGATTGCCTCATACATAGGAGTTACACCCGAGTTTTTGAGCACCATCAGAAAGAAAATTACCGGGAACAAAGTTTAA
- a CDS encoding VOC family protein, whose product MSNPFLGLRTCIYRVSDLKAATEWYSKAFQTEPYFNEPFYVGFNIAGYELGLLPEENAPKTKAESVMTYWGVNDVEKEYQRFIGLGAKDCEKPHNVGGELVVGAVKDPWDNVIGIIYNPEFKLP is encoded by the coding sequence ATGTCAAATCCATTTTTAGGTTTACGAACCTGTATTTATCGTGTAAGTGATTTAAAAGCTGCAACCGAATGGTATAGCAAGGCCTTTCAAACCGAGCCTTACTTCAATGAGCCATTCTACGTTGGGTTTAATATCGCCGGTTATGAGCTGGGTTTGCTCCCGGAAGAAAATGCACCCAAAACCAAAGCAGAAAGTGTAATGACCTATTGGGGCGTAAATGATGTGGAAAAGGAATACCAGAGATTTATCGGTTTAGGGGCTAAAGATTGTGAAAAACCACATAACGTGGGAGGGGAGCTGGTAGTAGGAGCTGTAAAAGACCCCTGGGACAATGTGATTGGGATCATTTATAATCCTGAATTTAAACTACCCTGA
- a CDS encoding helix-turn-helix transcriptional regulator, translating to MNRLDRITATLIHLQSKRMVIAKEMADRFEVSLRTVYRDIKTLQEAGVPIGSENGVGYYLVDGYTLPPLMITEEEANALVISEKLLANFADKSLKKDLESLLIKVKAILRNSEKDKVEKLESRIAFSSKPEIVENSWLSVVQKCITHGTVLHISYSSIGKNEITERQIEPLAIYFTGKSWVLIAFCRLRKALREFRLDHIVKAVPLTEKYHHKTPFSINDYFQAQIEKYSKPS from the coding sequence ATGAACAGACTGGACAGAATTACAGCTACTTTAATCCACTTGCAGTCCAAACGGATGGTGATAGCCAAAGAAATGGCCGACAGGTTTGAAGTGAGCTTAAGAACGGTTTACAGGGACATAAAAACACTGCAGGAGGCCGGGGTGCCCATTGGCTCGGAAAACGGCGTGGGTTACTACCTCGTGGATGGCTATACACTGCCTCCGCTGATGATCACCGAAGAGGAAGCCAACGCCCTTGTGATATCTGAAAAACTTCTGGCAAACTTTGCAGATAAATCCCTGAAAAAAGACCTCGAGTCTTTGCTTATCAAGGTCAAGGCCATATTAAGGAATTCCGAAAAGGACAAAGTAGAAAAGCTGGAAAGCAGAATTGCCTTTTCCTCCAAGCCTGAAATAGTCGAGAACTCCTGGCTGTCCGTTGTTCAAAAGTGTATTACCCATGGTACGGTTTTGCACATTAGCTATTCATCCATTGGTAAAAATGAAATTACCGAACGACAGATAGAGCCCCTGGCCATTTACTTTACCGGCAAATCGTGGGTGTTAATTGCCTTCTGCCGGTTAAGAAAGGCCCTGAGAGAGTTTCGCCTCGACCATATCGTCAAAGCCGTACCATTAACTGAAAAATATCACCACAAGACACCTTTTAGTATCAACGATTATTTCCAGGCACAAATAGAAAAATATTCCAAACCAAGTTGA